Proteins from a genomic interval of Treponema brennaborense DSM 12168:
- a CDS encoding ABC-F family ATP-binding cassette domain-containing protein — protein sequence MITVSDVSLKFGDRPLFKDVNLKFTPGNCYGIIGANGAGKSTFLKVLSGELEHDAGQISVTPGERMAVLKQDHFAFDDYSVKDTVMMGYPELYTCYKEREAVYAKEDFSEADGIRASELEGEFSELGGWEAENQIEQMLSGLGLEEEYHDRMMNELDESRKVRVLLAQAIFGEPDILLLDEPTNGLDLESINWLEDFLIDFPNTVIVVSHDRHFLNAVCTYICDIDYGKISLFSGNYDFWYQMSQIMQRQAKDQAKKREEKMKDLKEFILRFASNAAKSRQATSRKKVYDKLALEELQVTSRKFPYVNFKPDRDIGNNVLRVEKLNYTSEGIQLLKDFSLTVNRGEKIAFVGIEHKSKSAFFDIITGNLKADTGEYYWGQTITTTYLGIDNAPYFDTDANITEWLRQYSPEQDDAYVRGFLGRMLFSGDESLKPVKVLSGGEKVRCMLSKLMLSGANVLILDEPTNHLDLEAITSLNEALIGFPGVVLFNSHDHEFISSVANRLIEITPNGVIDRMMNFDDYLKDDHVRSQREELYAGTGKKVKF from the coding sequence ATGATTACAGTCAGCGACGTAAGCCTCAAATTCGGCGACAGACCGCTTTTCAAAGACGTCAACCTCAAGTTTACCCCGGGCAACTGCTACGGTATTATCGGCGCAAACGGCGCGGGCAAATCGACGTTCCTCAAAGTGCTTTCGGGAGAACTCGAACACGACGCCGGACAGATTTCCGTTACTCCCGGCGAACGCATGGCCGTCCTTAAACAGGATCACTTTGCGTTCGACGACTATTCGGTAAAAGACACGGTGATGATGGGATATCCCGAATTATACACGTGTTACAAAGAACGCGAAGCCGTCTATGCCAAAGAAGATTTTTCCGAAGCGGACGGTATCCGCGCAAGCGAGCTTGAAGGCGAGTTCAGCGAACTGGGCGGCTGGGAAGCCGAAAATCAGATAGAACAGATGCTTTCCGGACTGGGACTCGAAGAAGAGTATCACGACCGCATGATGAATGAACTCGACGAAAGCCGCAAAGTCCGCGTACTGCTCGCTCAGGCGATCTTCGGTGAACCGGACATTCTGCTGCTCGACGAACCGACGAACGGTTTGGATCTGGAATCGATCAACTGGCTTGAAGACTTTCTCATCGATTTTCCGAACACGGTCATCGTCGTCAGCCACGACCGGCATTTTCTGAACGCCGTCTGCACCTACATTTGCGATATCGATTACGGAAAAATCAGCCTTTTCAGCGGAAACTACGATTTCTGGTATCAGATGAGTCAAATCATGCAGCGGCAGGCGAAAGATCAGGCTAAAAAGCGCGAAGAAAAAATGAAAGACCTCAAGGAATTCATTCTGCGCTTCGCGTCGAACGCGGCGAAAAGCCGGCAGGCGACCAGCCGCAAAAAAGTATACGACAAACTCGCGCTTGAAGAACTGCAAGTTACCAGCCGCAAGTTTCCGTACGTCAATTTCAAGCCCGACCGCGATATCGGCAACAACGTACTGCGCGTCGAAAAACTCAATTATACGTCGGAAGGCATTCAGCTGCTCAAGGATTTTTCGCTCACCGTCAACCGCGGAGAAAAAATCGCGTTCGTCGGAATCGAACACAAATCGAAATCGGCGTTTTTCGACATTATCACCGGAAATCTCAAAGCCGATACGGGCGAATACTACTGGGGACAGACGATTACGACCACGTATCTGGGAATAGACAACGCGCCGTATTTCGATACCGACGCGAATATTACCGAATGGCTTCGCCAGTATTCTCCCGAACAGGACGACGCGTACGTGCGCGGATTTTTGGGACGGATGCTGTTCAGCGGCGACGAGTCGCTCAAACCGGTCAAAGTGCTGTCCGGCGGTGAAAAAGTGCGCTGTATGCTTTCAAAGCTCATGCTCAGCGGTGCGAACGTTCTGATACTCGACGAACCGACGAATCATCTGGACTTGGAAGCTATCACGAGCCTGAACGAAGCGCTCATCGGTTTTCCCGGCGTCGTGCTGTTCAACAGCCACGACCACGAATTCATTTCCTCCGTCGCGAACCGTCTGATAGAAATAACGCCGAACGGGGTTATCGACCGCATGATGAACTTCGACGACTATCTGAAAGACGATCACGTCCGTTCCCAGCGTGAAGAATTGTACGCGGGAACCGGAAAAAAAGTCAAATTCTGA
- a CDS encoding DEAD/DEAH box helicase has translation MEFTEFDLHEELQKGIAGAGYVTCTPVQEQVLKGSLEGADLYVQSQTGTGKTAAYLISIIQEMLTREEVAGKKALVMVPTRELAVQVEQEAKKLLEFTPLKAGSFYGGVGYTQQTAMLKNNVNIIIGTPGRVIDLQESGAMDLSSVAFLVVDEADRMFDMGFYPDLRTLIKVLPKTHDRQTMLFSATLNTYVKNLAWEYTEEAKEITIEAEQLTVEEIDQVLLHVSSDSKMKLLLGILQHEKPESVIVFCNTKRSCEVVAKRLQLNGIESEFIIGDLPQAKRLQVLESFKRGSLKCLVATDVAARGIDVNDLAMVVNYDLPNESENYVHRIGRTARAGKSGKAYTFCSEQDVYNLPAIERYLGAPIPASVAYEDMMTEDKSASVYIRTGDYGDDDGRPFRNRRDGGDRRGASRSGDSRRPPRDGAAADSRNNRNRRGPDEARFDGDRKPRTDIRTERGGRNDRTERAPRGKPGQERAAGSYRKNAPVRAENRYQDRREETENLAALPFDERMKRYKEKYADTASASAGSRDKNAAKRRATAAGGKNGGKRYEKNTPRGERKEFRRGADGYAGNTENRYQNRRTQSAPETVQKKNGLLGRIKSLFSKKKKD, from the coding sequence TTTGATTTCGATCATCCAGGAAATGCTGACGCGTGAGGAAGTCGCCGGTAAAAAGGCGCTCGTTATGGTACCCACGCGCGAACTCGCCGTACAGGTCGAGCAGGAAGCGAAAAAACTGTTGGAATTCACACCGCTGAAAGCCGGAAGTTTTTACGGCGGCGTCGGATATACCCAGCAGACCGCCATGCTCAAAAACAACGTGAACATCATCATCGGAACGCCCGGCCGCGTCATCGACTTGCAGGAGTCCGGCGCGATGGATTTGAGCAGCGTCGCGTTTTTGGTCGTAGACGAAGCCGACCGCATGTTCGACATGGGATTTTATCCCGATCTGCGCACGCTGATCAAAGTGCTGCCGAAAACGCACGACCGCCAGACCATGCTGTTCAGCGCGACGCTGAACACGTACGTCAAAAATCTCGCCTGGGAATACACCGAAGAAGCCAAAGAAATCACGATTGAAGCGGAACAGCTCACCGTAGAAGAAATCGATCAGGTGCTGCTGCACGTTTCGAGCGACTCCAAAATGAAACTCCTGCTCGGCATTCTGCAGCATGAAAAACCGGAAAGCGTCATCGTTTTCTGCAATACCAAACGCAGCTGCGAAGTAGTTGCAAAAAGACTGCAGCTGAACGGAATTGAAAGCGAATTCATTATCGGCGACCTGCCGCAGGCCAAACGTCTGCAAGTACTCGAATCGTTCAAGCGCGGGTCGCTCAAATGCCTGGTCGCGACTGACGTTGCGGCGCGCGGCATCGACGTAAACGACCTTGCGATGGTCGTCAACTACGATCTGCCCAACGAATCGGAAAACTACGTGCACCGCATCGGCCGCACCGCGCGCGCCGGAAAAAGCGGCAAAGCCTACACGTTCTGCAGCGAACAGGACGTGTACAACCTGCCCGCGATCGAACGGTATTTGGGCGCGCCCATACCGGCGTCCGTCGCGTATGAAGACATGATGACGGAAGACAAAAGCGCGAGCGTGTATATCAGAACGGGCGATTACGGAGACGACGACGGCCGCCCGTTCCGGAACAGAAGGGACGGCGGCGATCGTCGCGGTGCGAGCCGCAGCGGAGATTCCCGCAGACCGCCCCGCGACGGTGCGGCGGCAGATTCCCGCAACAATCGGAACCGCCGCGGACCGGATGAAGCGCGCTTCGACGGCGACCGCAAGCCGCGCACCGATATCAGGACAGAACGCGGCGGCAGGAACGATCGCACCGAACGCGCGCCCCGCGGAAAACCGGGACAGGAACGCGCCGCAGGATCGTACCGCAAAAACGCACCGGTTCGCGCGGAAAACCGGTATCAGGACCGCCGCGAAGAAACGGAAAATTTGGCGGCGCTTCCGTTCGACGAGCGCATGAAACGCTACAAGGAAAAATACGCAGACACCGCGTCCGCATCGGCAGGCTCGCGCGATAAAAATGCGGCGAAACGCCGCGCCACTGCAGCCGGCGGTAAAAACGGCGGCAAACGGTATGAAAAAAATACGCCGCGCGGCGAACGGAAAGAGTTCCGCCGCGGTGCGGACGGTTACGCCGGAAACACGGAAAACCGATATCAGAACCGCCGTACCCAAAGCGCGCCGGAAACGGTACAGAAAAAAAACGGACTTTTGGGCCGCATAAAGAGCCTGTTCAGCAAAAAGAAAAAGGATTAA